Part of the Terriglobia bacterium genome, GCGGGCGCGTGTCTTGGAGCCCATGGCTTCCATGGCGGCGGCGGTCGGGCCGATGAATTTGATGCCGGCATCCACGCAGGCCTGAGCGAAGGAGGCATTTTCGGAAAGGAAGCCGTAACCGGGGTGGATGGCCTCGGCGCCGCTGCGGCGGGCGACGGCGAGGATCTTGTCCTTGTTCAGGTAAGACTCGCTGGCGGTCGCCGGGCCGATGGGGTAGGCCTCGTCGGCCTTGCGGACGTGCAGGGAGGCGCGGTCCACGTCGGAGAAGACGGCGACGGAGCGGATGCCCATCTCGCGGCAGGCGCGAATGACGCGCACCGCGATTTCACCGCGATTGGCGATCAGGATCTTTTTGAACATACGGGCGACCCGGAGATTGTAATGCAGGGGAGGGCACGCCGCCGGGTGATTTAGGTCACAGGGGAGTGTGCGGTGGTGGGCGTAAGGCAAATGGCCCAAGGCCCAAGGCAAAAACCTCATGCCTTGAGCCTGCACACGCCATGGCGCCCTTCGACTCGCCCAGGGCAGGCTGTGTGCCACCCAGCGTGGGCCGCTAGTCTTTCTTCTCCAGGGTGATGCCGCCGGGGCCCGCCTGTTTTTCCGCCTTGGCCGCCTTGGTGGCCATCGTCTTCTTGACCCACTCGTCGGCCTTCTTCAGGTCTTCTTCGCGGGCCTTGGGGTCGCCGCATTCGATGTCGGCCAACTCGCGCCACATCAGGTTGTAGTAGGCCATGGCGTCGTCGTAATCGGGCCGCAACGCGATGGCCTTCTCCAGCATGGTCATGCCTTCCTTGACCGCGTCCTGGTTCTTGTTCCGGAGCGCCTCGCAGATTTTCTTGTCCTTGATGGCCTCGTCGGGCTTGAGGCCGGCCTTGGCCTTTTCCTCCATGCGAGGCTGGTAGGTCTCGGTCCAGTCAATAACGGCGACCGAGTAATAGGCCTCGGGATCGTTGGGATCCACGGTGATTACCTTCTTGTAGTATTCCTTGGCCTGGCCGAACTTCTTCATCTGCAGGTAAAGGTAGGCGATCCCCTTGATAGCGTTGAGATCGTTGGCCTTCATCTTGAGTACGTCCTGGTACTGGTTGATCGCCTGTTCGGCCATGCGGTTGTTGTCCGGTGTGTCCGCCCCCGGGATGTATTGCTGCGCGTACGCGGTAGCAAGATAAAGCCGGGCATTAATCAGGGTCGGGTCAAGCGCCACCGCGTTCTTGAACTTCTCGATGGCATCTTCATATTTGGCGTTCTTGTAGGCCTGCACGCCCTTGTTGAGCTGGTCGCGAGCGCGGAGCTTGTTGCAGCCGGCAAGCGAGAACAGCGCCAGGACGACGGAGGCAAGCGCCAGCAGTCGTGCGCTTCTGTTCATTAGTTTGTCTCTCCGATAAAGTCGATGGCCGATGGTCGATGGCCGATGGCCAAAGACCTCAGCGGCTAACGCCGTTTTTCAGTTTCAAGCTGGGATGGCACGGCTCCTTCCGCTTCGCTCAGCGTCAGGACAAGTTCCGCCGTGTCCCTCCGAAAGAACTAGCCGCCGGCCTCGATCTTGGCGGTAATCAGGCCGACCTTGTCCACGCCAGCCGAGTGCGCGATGTCAATCACCTGCGCCACGTCGGCGAAGGGAAGATCGGTATCGGCCTTGACGAAAACCACCTTCTCGGCACGCGTCTTGTAGATCTCTTCCAGGCGACCCTGGAGCTTGTCCCAGGAGACGTCTTCCTGGTTGATCTTGAGCAAGGGCTGGCCCCCGGTCTTGATCACCTGCACGACGACCGTACGGTCGGTCGAAGGCGGCTGCGCCTTCTGGTCCTTGGGGGGCTGCGGGACGAGGGCGTCCAGGCCCTTGGGGGTGAGCGGGGTGATGACCATGAAGATGATCAGCAACACCAGCAGCACGTCGATCAGCGGCGTAACGTTCATGTCGGAACAGGGACCGCTACTAGTTCCAACTACCATTGCCATAACGAAATCCTCTCTAGAACAGTTTCAGTTTCGAGTTTCAGTTTCAGCAGGCCTCAACTCCAGACTGAAACGGCTCGCAAACACGCGGACCTATTGCCCGCCAGCAGGCGCCGGCTTAGCAGCGCCCGGCGCGGTGGGCGGTGGAGCGGGAGCGCCCTGCTTGCGCTGCTCGGTCAGCAGACCCAACTGGTCAACGCCGGCGGCGCGGACGTTGTCCACCACTTCGACCACGTTGCCGTACTTGGTGCGCGCGTCGGCGCGGATGAAGACCCGTTTGTCCATGCGGGCGGCGAGCTTGTCCTTGATCTTGTTGGTGAGCTGGTCGGGTGAGATTTTCTCCGCGCCGAAGAACACGGCGCCGTCGCGCTGGACTGCGACCAGCAGCGCGTCTTCCTTGTCGGCGTCGGGCATCTGCACCGGGTTGTTGGTCTTGGCCAGGTCAACGCTGACGCCCTTCTGCAACATGGGCGTGATCACCATGAAGATGATCAGCAGCACCAGCATGACGTCCACCATAGGAGTGACGTTGATGGTGGAGTTGACCGGCAATGGTCTTTTTCCGAGCGGCATAACTACGACCCTCCTGCACGAAACCTGAAGCTGAGGTTGTCTGTCCCTCCCCGCCGGGCGGGGAGGGACAAGCAACTATGCTCGTTCGAACTGCCTGCTTCCCACTCTCCGCCAAAACCGGGCGGAAGGGTGGGCCCCCCGGCGGATTTACCGGCGGACGGCGTTGCGGCGCTTCAGGAAGTAATCCACCAGCTCGCTGGAGGAGTTATCCATCTCGACGTCAAACGCTTCGACGCGGCCGGACAGGTAGTTGTACATCATTACGGCCGGGATGGCGACGAACAGACCGACGGCGGTGGTGACCAGCGCTTCGGCGATTCCGCCGGCAACGGCGCCCAGACCGGTGGCCTTGGCCTCGGAGATGCCGCGGAAGGCGTTGAGAATGCCGACCACGGTGCCGAACAGCCCGACGAAGGGGGCGGTGGCGCCGATGGTGGCCAGGCCGCCCAGGCCGCGCTTCAACTCGGCGTGAACGATGGCTTCGGCACGCTCCAAGGCGCGGCGGCTGGCTTCGATCTGTTCGCCCGGAATTTCCGCTGACTCGCCATGCGCCTTGAATTCCTGCAACCCGGCGGTGACCACCTTGGCCAGGTGGCTCTTCTTGTTGCGCTCGGCGACGCGGATGGCCTCGTCAATCTTGCCTTCGCGCAGGGCGCCGGCGACGGCGGGAGCAAACGCCCGCGATTGCTTGCGGGCGGCGCTGAACGCCATCCAGCGGTCGATCATCACGCCAATGGACCAGCCGGACATGATGAACAGGATGACGACCACGAGTTTGGCCAGGATACCCATCTGCTTCCACAGCGAGATCGGGTCCCAGGTAATCGTGCCCTCCTGGAAAATCGCCAGGGCGATGGTGGGCACGTGTGTGTAAAAGAGAGTTGCCAGTGCTACGAGCATGAGTTGCTTGTTCCTCCTCAGAACTAAAACAGTTTCAGTTTCAGTTTCAGTTTCGAGACCGAAACTGAAACTCGAGTTCCGCGCCAAGGGTCGCGCCCCGCTGTCGAAGCTGGGGGCGGCCACGAATCCCCGCGCGTGGGGGGCCGGAACGCGGCGTGCCAGCCCCGAATTCGTTGCCCTTCCAGAGAGAAAACCGGATCAACCGGCCAGGGTGAAATTGACCGTCACCACGGTTTCCACTTCCACCGGCTCGCCGTTCAGGAAGTAGGGCTTGTAGCGCCACAGCTTCACCGCTTCCACGGCAGCCCCAGTCAGCATCGGGTGACCGCTCACAACGTGCAAGCCCTGAATGCTGCCGTCCTTGGCGATGACCGCCTGCAGCACCACCGTACCCTGGATCCTGGCTTGGCGAGCCAGCGGCGGGTAGGTCGGCTTCACCTGGTGAATGAGCAGACCTTGGGAAACGCCCTGGGAGACGCGCACGCGCTGCGGCGTCGCCACTTTCGGGACCGCGACCGGCGTCGAGCTGATGATGCCGCCGATCACGCCGCCCATAGTCCCTCCCGGAATGCCGCCAGGCACGCCACCAACCACACCCCCGATGCCGGCAGCCGGAGGCGCTTCCTCTTCCTTGATCATCTGAACCTTTTCAGGAATCTTGGTCGGCGTGCGCAACTGACCGTTGTTAATCTCACTGATGATTTGCTTTACCACCTTGATCTGCTGTGCAGCCGGCGGGGGCGGCGGCGGCGGTGGTGGTGGCGGCGCTACCAGAAACGTCATCAACTGCTGCTTCGGCAGCGCTTCCGTATAGATCAGCGGAATCAGGATCAGGATGCCCAGCAGAATTCCCTGGAGCACGAACGACAGCACCGTAGTGGCGCCGCGCTTGCTGCTGAGCCTGCCTCCCGACTCGATAAGGCTATCCTCAAACATGCCCTTGTTCTCCGGTTGCGGTACTTCCCGCACGTAATTTAGACACCGGGCCCGCGAGTTTTGCTCCCGGGGGCGTTCATTTCTTGCCGCTTGGGGCGAACGCCTTCGAGAGCGGCCGAACAACAACTAGCCCTTGGCGCGTACTTTTTCACGCCGTTGCGAGGGCGCCACCGGCACCGTGGCCGCCACCCCGCGGGCCTTGCGCAAACGCCAATCCTGGTACGCAACCAGCATGGGCGAAGCGATGAAGATCGACGAATAAGTCCCGATAATGATGCCGATGACCAGTGCCAGGCTGAATCCGTGCAGCACCTCTCCCCCGAAGAGGTAAAGCGAAAGCACGGTCAGGAAAGTCAAACCGGAAGTCAAGACCGTTCGGCTCAGCGTCTGGTTGATGCTGCGATCCACGATCTCGGCCAGCGATTCACGGCGGAGCAGTTTAACATTCTCCCGGATACGGTCAAATACAACAATCGTATCGTTCATCGAATAGCCCACCAAGGTGAGGATGGCGGCGATGACGGTGAGGGAGATTTCCTTGTTCATCAAGGAGAAGGCGCCGACCGTAATCAGGGTGTCGTGGAAGCAGGCGACGACGGCGGCCAGGCCGTAAATCAGTTCGAAACGGAACCACAGGTACACCAGCATGCCCGCCAGCGAGTACAGGATGGCCAGTTTGGCCTGCGTCTGGAGCTGCTTGCCAACTTGCGGACCGACAATCTCGACATTGCGCACGCCAAAGTCGGAGGTGTAGAAGCCGCCGTTCAGCGCCGCGAGCGCGGGTGCGGCAGTGCCGGCGGACTTGAGCTCGTCAACCGAGGCGATGACCCCGCCGCGGGTCTTGTCGCGGAAATTGGCGATCTGGCGGGCGATCTCGCCGTAGCGCTGCGCCGCGTCGCTGCCCAGGTGCAGCGGGTCCTTGGAGAGCAAGAAATCCTGGATGGCCTGCACGCCGGCGTTGTTCAAGTCCTGCTTGCCGGCGGGCGGGTCGGGCGGTTCCAGCGCCTTGATGATCTGGTTCTTGCCCTGGTCGAGTGCGGATTCGCTGGTTTCCTTGATGTCGAGCGCGACCAGCACTTCATTGGCGGCCGGATCGCCATAGCGCTGGATACGGGCATTGTGCAGCGCGGCACGGTCCAACTCGGCGCGAATCTGGTTGTTGTCAGGCGGGTGCGTGAACTTCACATACACCAGCGTGCCACCGCGGAAATCCACGCCCAGCGGGACGCCGTGCCAGAACGCCATGCTGAGAATGCCGGCGACGCTGAAAATCAGGGAAAAGGCGAGGAAGTACCACTTGTACTTCAGGAACGGGATGTTCGGGTTCCGAAAGAACTCCATTGTTTACCTTGTCGATGGTCGATGGCCCGTGGTCGATGGCAACCGGGTCCCGACCTGATTCTTCCAAACTTGTCATCGTCGTTGATCGCTCGTCGCTGGCCATCGGCCGTCGACCATCGACCATCGACTTGCTAAATACTCAGCACTTCGCCGCGCTTCAGGTTGTTCAGGTGCGCGTCAAAAATGACGCGCGACACGAACACGGCGGTGAACAGGTTGGCCAGCAGACCGAAGGTCAGCGTGACCGCGAAACCCTTCACCGGGCCGGTCCCGAAGATAAACAGGATGAAGGCGGAGACGATGGTGGTGACGTGCGTGTCCACAATCGTGATCCAGGCGCGTGCAAAGCCTTGCTCCACCGCCGAGGGCGCGGTCTTGCCGTTGCGCAGCTCCTCGCGAATGCGTTCGAAGATCAGCACGTTGGAATCCACGCCCATGCCGACGGTCAAGATTACGCCGGCGATGCCCGGCAAAGTGAGCGTCGCTCCGCTGAAGCCGAGGAATCCGAGCAGGATCACCAGGTTGAACAGGAGCGCAAGATCGGCATTGATGCCGGCGACGCGGTAGTACACCAGCATGAAGATCATGACCGCCAACATGCCGATGACCGCGGCGAGCACGCCGTGCTTGATGGAGTCCGCTCCCAGCGACGGCCCGACGGTGCGCTCTTCCAGATAGCGGATACCGGCCGGCAGCGCGCCGGAGCGCAGCACCATGGCGAGATCCTTCGACTGCTGCTCGGTGAAGGCGCCGGTGATGCGGCCTTCATCGTGAATCTGTTCCTGGATGGTGGCGACTTCCTGGACCTTGTTGTCGAGCACGACAGCCAACTGCTCGCCGACGTGCGCGCCGGTGAAGGAGGCGAAGCGGCGCCCGCCTTCGCCGGTCAGCAGGAAGCGGACGGCGGGACGGTTGTTCTCGTCGCGGGTGGGCTCGGCGGTGCGCAGGTCGCGTCCGGTCACGGCCGAAGCGCGGGTAATGATGTACCAGGCGGTCTGGGTGGCGTCGGCGCCGCGCGCGCCGATGGAGCGGCCCTGCATGAGCACGGAATCAGGAGGCAGCACGCCGTTCTTGGAGGCCAGCGCGTCCTGCTCGCTGGGATAAGGCCCGCCCAGCGCCTGGCGGATTTCCAGCATGGCGGTGGACTGCATGATCTGCTTGACGCGGGCGGGATCGTCCACGCCCGGCAACTGCACCAGAATCTGGTACTGGCCGAGGCCGTGCTCCTCGATCACCGGCTCGCTGACGCCGAGCTGGTCAATGCGGTTGCGAATGGTCTCGATGGCCTGCGCCACCGAGCGGTTTTTCAGCTCGGCCAGCGATTGCAGCTTCATGGCCAGCGTCCAGGAGTTTTCGGCGCCCGAGGTGAGGACGTACTCCGGCAACTGATTGCTGACGATGTCTCTCAGGTCGGCGGCCGATTCCGGCGGCACGCCCTTGATGGCGATGTGGTCGGGAGCATTCTGCGGGTCGGGCTTAGTGATGTCGGTGTAGACGATGCCCTTGGACTTGAGGCTTTCCTTCAGGCGCTCGATACCGCGGTCGCTGTCGGCGTTGACCGCGTCGTTGACCATGACCTGGAGGATGAGGTGGGTTCCGCCCTTGAGATCGAGCCCGAGTTTGACGCGCTCGAGGACGGCCGATTTCAGGGCACTGCCGCTCACGCCGCTCGGCAGCCCGAAGATGCCGAACACAAAGACCAGCAGCACGGCAACGATAAACAGGGATTTCCAGAGTAACGTCTTATTCATTTGAGTCGATGGTCGGCGGTCGACGGTCGACGGTCGACGGCCAAAAACCTCAGCGGCTAAAGCCGCTTAAACAGTCGCACGAATTCGGCACGGCTCCTTCTGCTTCGCTTCGCTCAGCCTCAGGACAAGTTCCGCCGTGCCCTTCCCGAGCCTTGCCCTTTCCGAAATGCTTCCCGAAAAGCTAGCCACCGGTTTTGACTTCCTCGCCCGAGCTGACGGTGACAATCGAGCTTCGGCTCACTTCCAGCCGCAAATTGTCGGGCGGAACGCGCAGGTGAATGTAATCTTCCCGCAGGGCGATGACCGTCCCGCGCAGGCCGCCGCTGGTGACGACGCGATCGCCAGTCTTCAGCTCGGCCAACATCGCCTGCCATTTTTTCTGCCGCCTCTGTTGCGGCATGATCAGCAGGAAATAGAAAATGACGAAGATGAAAACCAGCGGCAGCCAAACCAGCGCGCCGCCGCCGCCCTGCCCTTGCACCAGGGCTAATGCCATGAAGAATGTCAAGACTTGCCTATCTCCTCCCGCGCAACCTTCGTAGCCGGATGCAACGGGCACTGCCCCGGTCGCCACTCGGTTCGCCACCCCATCGCACGCGGCGTGCGCTGGGGACCCCGGTTCGTCGCGGCTTCGCCAGACAAATTTCAGCCTGCGGCGACTATTACCACCGAGGATGATCTTGAACCGACGGGTCTGCCACCCCATCGCGCGCAAAATCGGCGACGCGATGGGGACCCCGGTCGCCCGGGAGCCCCAGTCGCTTATTCTCGCGATGGGGCGATGGTCGGATCTTCCCTTT contains:
- a CDS encoding tetratricopeptide repeat protein, with amino-acid sequence MNRSARLLALASVVLALFSLAGCNKLRARDQLNKGVQAYKNAKYEDAIEKFKNAVALDPTLINARLYLATAYAQQYIPGADTPDNNRMAEQAINQYQDVLKMKANDLNAIKGIAYLYLQMKKFGQAKEYYKKVITVDPNDPEAYYSVAVIDWTETYQPRMEEKAKAGLKPDEAIKDKKICEALRNKNQDAVKEGMTMLEKAIALRPDYDDAMAYYNLMWRELADIECGDPKAREEDLKKADEWVKKTMATKAAKAEKQAGPGGITLEKKD
- a CDS encoding biopolymer transporter ExbD produces the protein MAMVVGTSSGPCSDMNVTPLIDVLLVLLIIFMVITPLTPKGLDALVPQPPKDQKAQPPSTDRTVVVQVIKTGGQPLLKINQEDVSWDKLQGRLEEIYKTRAEKVVFVKADTDLPFADVAQVIDIAHSAGVDKVGLITAKIEAGG
- a CDS encoding ExbD/TolR family protein encodes the protein MPLGKRPLPVNSTINVTPMVDVMLVLLIIFMVITPMLQKGVSVDLAKTNNPVQMPDADKEDALLVAVQRDGAVFFGAEKISPDQLTNKIKDKLAARMDKRVFIRADARTKYGNVVEVVDNVRAAGVDQLGLLTEQRKQGAPAPPPTAPGAAKPAPAGGQ
- a CDS encoding MotA/TolQ/ExbB proton channel family protein, yielding MLVALATLFYTHVPTIALAIFQEGTITWDPISLWKQMGILAKLVVVILFIMSGWSIGVMIDRWMAFSAARKQSRAFAPAVAGALREGKIDEAIRVAERNKKSHLAKVVTAGLQEFKAHGESAEIPGEQIEASRRALERAEAIVHAELKRGLGGLATIGATAPFVGLFGTVVGILNAFRGISEAKATGLGAVAGGIAEALVTTAVGLFVAIPAVMMYNYLSGRVEAFDVEMDNSSSELVDYFLKRRNAVRR
- a CDS encoding TonB family protein yields the protein MFEDSLIESGGRLSSKRGATTVLSFVLQGILLGILILIPLIYTEALPKQQLMTFLVAPPPPPPPPPPPAAQQIKVVKQIISEINNGQLRTPTKIPEKVQMIKEEEAPPAAGIGGVVGGVPGGIPGGTMGGVIGGIISSTPVAVPKVATPQRVRVSQGVSQGLLIHQVKPTYPPLARQARIQGTVVLQAVIAKDGSIQGLHVVSGHPMLTGAAVEAVKLWRYKPYFLNGEPVEVETVVTVNFTLAG
- the secF gene encoding protein translocase subunit SecF, producing MEFFRNPNIPFLKYKWYFLAFSLIFSVAGILSMAFWHGVPLGVDFRGGTLVYVKFTHPPDNNQIRAELDRAALHNARIQRYGDPAANEVLVALDIKETSESALDQGKNQIIKALEPPDPPAGKQDLNNAGVQAIQDFLLSKDPLHLGSDAAQRYGEIARQIANFRDKTRGGVIASVDELKSAGTAAPALAALNGGFYTSDFGVRNVEIVGPQVGKQLQTQAKLAILYSLAGMLVYLWFRFELIYGLAAVVACFHDTLITVGAFSLMNKEISLTVIAAILTLVGYSMNDTIVVFDRIRENVKLLRRESLAEIVDRSINQTLSRTVLTSGLTFLTVLSLYLFGGEVLHGFSLALVIGIIIGTYSSIFIASPMLVAYQDWRLRKARGVAATVPVAPSQRREKVRAKG
- the secD gene encoding protein translocase subunit SecD yields the protein MNKTLLWKSLFIVAVLLVFVFGIFGLPSGVSGSALKSAVLERVKLGLDLKGGTHLILQVMVNDAVNADSDRGIERLKESLKSKGIVYTDITKPDPQNAPDHIAIKGVPPESAADLRDIVSNQLPEYVLTSGAENSWTLAMKLQSLAELKNRSVAQAIETIRNRIDQLGVSEPVIEEHGLGQYQILVQLPGVDDPARVKQIMQSTAMLEIRQALGGPYPSEQDALASKNGVLPPDSVLMQGRSIGARGADATQTAWYIITRASAVTGRDLRTAEPTRDENNRPAVRFLLTGEGGRRFASFTGAHVGEQLAVVLDNKVQEVATIQEQIHDEGRITGAFTEQQSKDLAMVLRSGALPAGIRYLEERTVGPSLGADSIKHGVLAAVIGMLAVMIFMLVYYRVAGINADLALLFNLVILLGFLGFSGATLTLPGIAGVILTVGMGVDSNVLIFERIREELRNGKTAPSAVEQGFARAWITIVDTHVTTIVSAFILFIFGTGPVKGFAVTLTFGLLANLFTAVFVSRVIFDAHLNNLKRGEVLSI
- the yajC gene encoding preprotein translocase subunit YajC translates to MALALVQGQGGGGALVWLPLVFIFVIFYFLLIMPQQRRQKKWQAMLAELKTGDRVVTSGGLRGTVIALREDYIHLRVPPDNLRLEVSRSSIVTVSSGEEVKTGG